A stretch of DNA from Candidatus Pseudomonas phytovorans:
ACTCACCGCCCAACGCCAGGCCCTGCAGCATGCGCAGGGTGATCAGGATAACCGGTGCTGCAACGCCGATTGAAGCGTAACTGGGCAGCAGACCCACCACGGCGGTAGACAGGCCCATGATGACGATGGTGATGAGGAAGGTGTGCTTGCGCCCGATCATGTCGCCCAGGCGGCCGAACACGATGGCGCCGAACGGCCTTACGGCAAAACCGGCGGCAAACGCCAGCAAGGCGAAGATGAACGAAGTGGTTTCATTGACCCCGGCAAAGAAGTGCTTGGCAATGATTGCAGCCAGGGAGCCGTACAGGTAGAAGTCGTACCATTCGAACACCGTGCCCAGGGACGAGGCGAAGATGACCTTGCGCTCCTCTCTGGTAATACCGCGTTGGGGCGCGCTACTGCCCGTGGATGCGCTGTCGATAACCGCCATGGGTTGCCTCCGTCTTGTCGTCATGCAGGCCGGAGCACCTCACAACCACTTCACCGTCGCACCCAGGCCCTGGGCTTGCTTTGGTTGCGCGAAGCACGACAAGGCGGGCCGCCTCGGATCGCAGCAAGGTAACTGAAGCATAATCGGCTTTGCCGGGATATCCACCCGCTGGGCCATACAGAAGAGGGCGGCATGAACGAAACGGCAACACCGGGCTGGCAGGGCGACATCTGGTTGGCTGACGATCACTGCCTCCTGCGGTCCACGCTAGGCAGGACCGACAGCCACGTGCACTACGCGCATCAGGTGCTTGTCGGCCTCGGTACGCAAGTCGCGGTGCGCCTGGGCGAGCGGATCTGCAGCGGCCCGCAGGTGCTGATCGCGTCGCGCCAACCCCATGCCATCCTAAGTCATGGCGTACCCTGCCTTACCTTGTTCGCCGAACCGCTGGCGTTCGACCTGGCAGACCTTGCCCAGGTCTGCGAGCAAGCCGGCAACAGCGCAGAGGAACTGGCAGATCGCCTTAGGCGCTGGCCGCGCCGCCCGCTCGACCCGCGCCTGGAGAAAGCGCTCGTGCGAATCCGTGCTATCGACGAGCAGACCTTGCCGGCCCAGGAACTGGCCAACACAGCCGCGCTGTCGATCAGCCAACTGGAACGCCTGTTCAGCGGCTCTCTGAAATTGTCAGTGCGCCGGCTGGTGCTGTGGCAGCGCTTGCGCGTGGCCCT
This window harbors:
- a CDS encoding AraC family transcriptional regulator gives rise to the protein MNETATPGWQGDIWLADDHCLLRSTLGRTDSHVHYAHQVLVGLGTQVAVRLGERICSGPQVLIASRQPHAILSHGVPCLTLFAEPLAFDLADLAQVCEQAGNSAEELADRLRRWPRRPLDPRLEKALVRIRAIDEQTLPAQELANTAALSISQLERLFSGSLKLSVRRLVLWQRLRVALQRALSGASLTEAALAAGFADSAHFTRSVRHHFGLSPGAALRHLRLRTLG